In Amaranthus tricolor cultivar Red isolate AtriRed21 chromosome 5, ASM2621246v1, whole genome shotgun sequence, a genomic segment contains:
- the LOC130812893 gene encoding SWR1 complex subunit 6: MDDEISGALRRMSSRTRKVATKMAAALASSDNRTQAALARLEALENDNGGVETAEINDDDEASLDDEDEAYIQKKQSMNMKRKTRQGKARENARKAPRTFLELVHEANLEAMPPHVPNYLRAAVGPPSIVSRRNFCTVCGYTANYTCVRCGMRFCCIRCQNIHNDTRCLKFVA, encoded by the exons ATGGATGACGAAATCTCCGGCGCACTCCGACGAATGTCGTCAAGAACTCGTAAAGTCGCCACTAAAATGGCGGCTGCTCTTGCTAGCTCCGATAATCGAACTCAG GCTGCTTTAGCAAGGCTTGAAGCTCTGGAAAATGATAATGGCGGAGTAGAAACGGCCGAAATCAACGACGATGATGAAGCTTCTCTTGATGACGAAGATGAAG CTTATATACAGAAGAAGCAGTCTATGAATATGAAGCGAAAAACTCGTCAAGGAAAAGCACGAGAAAATGCAAGGAAAGCTCCTAGAACATTTCTTGAGCTAGTTCATGAG GCAAATCTGGAGGCAATGCCTCCTCATGTACCTAACTATTTGAGGGCAGCTGTAGGACCTCCAAGTATAGTGTCTCGTCGAAATTTCTGCACCGTTTGCGGGTATACTGCTAATTACACATGTGTGAGGTGCGGCATGCGATTTTGCTGTATCCGGTGTCAGAACATACACAATGATACTCGTTGTTTAAAGTTTGTTGCTTGA